The following coding sequences lie in one Mycobacterium gordonae genomic window:
- a CDS encoding type I polyketide synthase, whose amino-acid sequence MDATKQVDYLKRLTADLRRTRRRLAELEDKLSEPVAVVGMSCRYPGGVDSPEALWQLLIDGRDGVSDFPADRGWDIDGMYDPDPDALGKTYTRRGSFLCDAGDFDAGFFGIGPNEALAMDPQQRVLLEVSWEALERAGIDPATLRGTATGVFAGVIHAGYGGEVKGELEGYGLTGSTLSVASGRVAYVLGLEGPALSVDTACSSSLVALHLAAQSLRSGECDLALVGGVTVMATPGGFVEFSRQRALAADGRCKAYAAGADGTSWAEGAGVLVVERLADAQRLGHEVLAVVRGSAVNQDGASNGLTAPNGPSQQRVIRAALASARLRVADVDVVEGHGTGTMLGDPIEAQAILATYGQDREEPLWLGSIKSNLGHSSAAAGVAGVIKMILAMQHGVMPKTLHVDAPTPHVDWSAGAVSLLTASRPWAVPGRPRRAGVSSFGISGTNAHVILEQAPAPEVVAVEPHTGPVPWVLSARSPAALANQAERLAACMRSNPDLRPLDVGWSLVSTRSLFEHRAVVVGTDRAQFLEALAGVAAGEPAGQVAVGRTRSVGQTVFVFPGQGAQYLDMGRALYERFPVFAKAFDAATDAMNGHLRMPLQQVVWGADAALLESTEFAQPALFAVEVALAALLQSWGVLPDLVLGHSVGEIAAAHVAGVFSLEDAARLVAARGRLMAGLPAGGVMVAVAATETEAVAELRPGAAVAAVNASDSVVISGEQKAVEATVQALAAGGRRVHRLAVSHAFHSALMEPMLTEFAAALAGMVGSEPRISLVSNVTGQLAGPGYGSAGYWAEHVRQPVRFADSVRLAESLGAKVFIEVGPSGGLMALVERSLAVEPVSATLMAKDRAEVDSLLMALGRLSTAGVAVQWCEAFAGLGAQRVALPTYGFDRQHFWLAELGVGPTQLATVGLAGSGHPLLGVVVERPDVGGVVLSGALSPAVQGWLADHVVGGVPLFPGAGFVELVLRAGDEAGAPVIEELTLLAPLVLPATGGVPVQVVVAAADDTGRHGVWVYSAATGGDSWLLHAEGVLGPGGIRGGADLSAWPPVGAKPVDVSGVYEQLAGRGYGYGRAFQGVRAVWRRGREVYAEVAAPEGVNVRRFGIHPAVLDAALHPWGFVEGGDRLALPFSWQGVTLHAAGSARLRVRLAPTGAGSVSVELADSAGLPVLSVRELVVREVSEQALLAAAPVGAKPGGGLLEVVWKSLQHDGADPVGVKAIWALRSDAQLPEAVSGAVHEAVRVLRDHLGSDGVLAVVTRGAVAPVNEAVSDLAGAAVWGLVRSAQAEHPGRIVLIDSDDSLSVEEALRHREPQLVVRSGTVYGARLVRASSSVLELPEGMWRLAAGPGGTLEELAARRCERPELGPGQVRVAVGAVGVNFRDVMLALGMYPGSGDLGVEGAGVVVEVGAGVTELTVGDAVMGQLGAAASEAVVDQRIVTAVPAGWSLATAASVPVVFLTALYGLSVLGRLRAGERVLIHAGAGGVGMAAIQLARHWGCDVFATASRGKWDALRAMGFDDEHIGDSRTLEFEDKFRAVTRGAGMDVVLNSLAGEFLDASLRLTAAGGRFLEMGKTDVRDAQTVAEQHRGVRYQAFDLFEAGPDLMASMYAEVLGLMGNGSLKPLPITAFDVRRVRQAYRFVSQARHIGKVVLTVPNGPAGAQSPLTGASVVISGGTGMAGAAVARHLVDRYGVAHVVLVSRSGLRADGAGELVAGLQQAGAQVTVAECDITDRAAVAAMLKQIPDHLPVKGVFHAAGVTDDTVITSLTPERLDAVLRVKVDGAWNLHDLTRDANLAAFVTFSSLAGIVGSPGQGNYAAANAFLDGLAGYRRAQGLPANSIAWGLWEESSALTRHLGERDLARMRQVGLSPLPTEQALALLDAVLLADQPVAVGARLNTAALTSEAELPPLWHDLVTRPTRRVVDSADTSAAAGGIVERLHTLPPEQRQRALTELISTSAATVLGHSSAVEIDGQKAFQELGFDSLTAVELRNRLKAATGLTLSPTLIFDYPTPAALAAYLAGQLATSAPPPSEQPNLLARFNDISDELDTLVHQPEWTAEERTQITTRLRGLIAELTDTAGDDTTTAKSGLQALLDDDFTP is encoded by the coding sequence GTGGACGCCACCAAGCAGGTTGACTACCTGAAGCGCCTCACCGCCGATCTGCGCCGCACCCGTCGTCGCCTGGCCGAGCTGGAGGACAAGCTCTCCGAGCCGGTCGCCGTGGTGGGTATGAGTTGCCGCTATCCCGGTGGTGTGGATTCGCCGGAAGCGTTGTGGCAGTTATTGATCGATGGTCGCGATGGTGTGTCCGACTTTCCGGCGGACCGGGGCTGGGACATCGACGGAATGTATGACCCCGATCCGGATGCGCTCGGCAAGACCTACACGCGCCGGGGCAGCTTCCTGTGCGACGCCGGTGACTTCGATGCCGGATTCTTCGGCATCGGACCCAATGAGGCTCTCGCGATGGATCCGCAGCAGCGTGTGCTGCTCGAGGTCTCGTGGGAGGCGTTGGAGCGCGCGGGCATCGATCCGGCCACGTTGCGAGGCACCGCAACCGGGGTATTCGCCGGGGTGATCCACGCCGGCTACGGCGGTGAAGTCAAGGGCGAGTTGGAAGGTTACGGCCTGACCGGGTCCACGCTGAGTGTGGCGTCGGGTCGGGTGGCCTACGTGCTGGGGTTGGAGGGCCCGGCGTTATCGGTGGATACGGCGTGCTCGTCCTCACTGGTGGCGCTGCATCTGGCCGCGCAGTCGCTGCGTTCCGGCGAATGCGATCTGGCGCTGGTGGGTGGGGTGACGGTGATGGCCACCCCCGGGGGATTCGTGGAATTCAGCCGGCAGCGGGCGTTGGCCGCCGACGGTCGCTGCAAGGCGTATGCGGCCGGGGCAGACGGCACCTCGTGGGCCGAAGGAGCGGGCGTGCTGGTGGTGGAGCGGCTGGCCGATGCGCAACGGCTGGGTCACGAGGTGCTGGCGGTGGTGCGCGGGTCGGCGGTGAATCAGGACGGCGCCTCCAACGGCCTGACCGCGCCGAACGGACCGTCGCAGCAGCGGGTGATCCGGGCAGCGTTGGCCAGCGCGCGTCTGCGGGTAGCCGACGTCGATGTGGTCGAAGGTCACGGAACCGGCACCATGTTAGGCGATCCGATTGAGGCGCAGGCGATCTTGGCGACCTATGGCCAGGACCGGGAAGAGCCGCTCTGGCTGGGATCGATCAAGTCCAATCTCGGTCACTCGTCGGCGGCGGCCGGGGTGGCCGGCGTGATCAAGATGATCCTGGCCATGCAGCACGGGGTGATGCCGAAAACGCTGCACGTGGATGCGCCGACCCCGCACGTGGACTGGTCGGCGGGCGCGGTGTCGTTGCTGACCGCGTCGCGGCCCTGGGCGGTGCCCGGACGGCCACGGCGGGCCGGAGTGTCTTCGTTCGGGATCAGCGGCACCAACGCCCATGTCATCCTCGAGCAGGCTCCGGCGCCGGAAGTCGTTGCGGTAGAACCGCACACCGGTCCTGTTCCCTGGGTGCTGTCGGCACGGTCGCCGGCCGCCCTGGCCAATCAGGCGGAGCGGTTGGCGGCGTGCATGCGCTCCAATCCCGACCTGCGTCCGTTGGACGTGGGCTGGTCATTGGTGAGCACACGGTCGCTGTTCGAGCACCGTGCCGTGGTGGTGGGCACCGACCGCGCGCAATTCCTCGAGGCGCTAGCCGGGGTGGCCGCAGGCGAGCCGGCCGGACAAGTCGCCGTGGGCCGCACCCGTTCGGTGGGTCAGACGGTATTCGTGTTCCCCGGCCAGGGCGCGCAGTATCTCGACATGGGCCGTGCGCTCTATGAGCGGTTCCCTGTTTTCGCCAAGGCCTTCGACGCGGCGACCGATGCGATGAACGGGCACCTCAGAATGCCGTTGCAGCAGGTGGTCTGGGGCGCCGACGCGGCGCTGCTGGAAAGCACGGAGTTCGCCCAGCCGGCATTGTTCGCCGTGGAGGTGGCATTGGCGGCACTGCTGCAGTCCTGGGGGGTGCTGCCGGACCTGGTGCTCGGACATTCGGTTGGTGAGATCGCGGCCGCACACGTGGCGGGCGTGTTCTCACTCGAGGATGCGGCGCGACTGGTCGCGGCCCGCGGCCGCTTGATGGCCGGGCTACCGGCCGGTGGCGTCATGGTCGCGGTGGCGGCTACGGAGACGGAGGCGGTCGCCGAGCTGCGTCCCGGCGCCGCCGTCGCAGCAGTGAATGCTTCCGACTCGGTGGTGATTTCGGGTGAGCAGAAAGCCGTTGAGGCGACAGTGCAGGCGCTGGCTGCCGGTGGCCGGCGCGTGCACCGGCTGGCTGTCTCCCACGCGTTCCATTCGGCGTTGATGGAACCCATGCTCACCGAGTTCGCGGCGGCCCTTGCCGGGATGGTCGGGTCAGAACCGCGGATCAGCCTGGTGTCCAACGTGACCGGTCAACTGGCCGGCCCCGGCTACGGCTCCGCCGGCTACTGGGCCGAGCACGTGCGTCAACCCGTGCGCTTCGCCGACAGCGTGCGACTGGCGGAGTCGTTGGGCGCCAAAGTGTTCATCGAAGTTGGGCCCAGCGGCGGACTGATGGCGTTGGTCGAGCGGTCGCTTGCCGTTGAGCCGGTATCGGCCACCTTGATGGCCAAAGACCGTGCCGAGGTCGACTCGCTGCTGATGGCGCTCGGCCGGTTGTCCACCGCCGGCGTAGCCGTGCAATGGTGCGAGGCGTTCGCCGGTCTGGGAGCTCAACGAGTTGCCTTGCCGACCTACGGGTTCGACCGCCAGCACTTCTGGCTGGCGGAGCTGGGGGTGGGGCCGACCCAGTTGGCCACCGTCGGTCTAGCCGGAAGCGGCCATCCGCTGCTCGGTGTCGTGGTGGAACGGCCGGACGTCGGTGGTGTGGTGTTGAGCGGCGCGCTCTCGCCCGCGGTTCAGGGCTGGCTGGCCGATCACGTCGTCGGCGGGGTGCCGCTCTTTCCGGGTGCCGGTTTCGTCGAACTGGTGTTGCGGGCCGGCGACGAGGCCGGCGCCCCGGTCATCGAGGAGCTGACTCTGCTGGCACCCTTGGTGCTACCGGCCACCGGTGGCGTCCCGGTGCAGGTCGTCGTTGCGGCCGCGGACGACACCGGACGACACGGCGTCTGGGTCTACTCGGCTGCCACGGGCGGTGATTCGTGGTTGTTGCACGCCGAGGGCGTCCTGGGGCCCGGCGGCATCCGCGGCGGGGCGGATTTGTCGGCGTGGCCTCCGGTTGGCGCGAAGCCGGTCGACGTTTCGGGTGTGTACGAGCAGCTGGCCGGGCGCGGCTACGGTTACGGGCGGGCGTTCCAGGGTGTGCGGGCGGTGTGGCGGCGTGGGCGGGAGGTTTACGCCGAAGTGGCCGCGCCCGAAGGTGTGAACGTGCGGCGCTTCGGAATTCACCCTGCCGTACTGGATGCGGCATTGCACCCCTGGGGATTCGTTGAGGGGGGCGATCGGTTGGCGTTGCCGTTCTCCTGGCAAGGGGTGACACTGCACGCCGCGGGTTCGGCACGGCTGCGAGTTCGGCTGGCGCCCACCGGCGCGGGCTCGGTGTCGGTCGAGCTGGCCGATTCCGCGGGTCTGCCGGTGTTGTCCGTGCGTGAGTTGGTGGTCCGGGAGGTTTCCGAGCAGGCGTTGCTGGCTGCGGCGCCGGTGGGCGCGAAACCGGGCGGCGGACTACTCGAAGTGGTGTGGAAGTCGTTGCAGCACGACGGTGCGGATCCCGTTGGAGTGAAGGCGATCTGGGCGCTGCGTTCCGATGCCCAGCTGCCCGAGGCGGTGTCCGGTGCCGTCCACGAGGCGGTGCGGGTACTGCGGGATCATCTCGGCTCTGACGGGGTGCTGGCCGTCGTGACGCGCGGCGCGGTAGCGCCGGTCAACGAGGCGGTGTCGGATTTGGCGGGCGCGGCGGTGTGGGGCCTGGTGCGCTCCGCTCAGGCCGAGCATCCGGGGCGGATCGTGTTGATCGATTCCGATGATTCGCTCTCGGTCGAGGAGGCGCTGCGGCATCGGGAGCCACAACTAGTGGTGCGGTCGGGCACGGTTTACGGCGCCCGACTGGTGCGCGCGTCGTCGTCGGTGCTGGAGCTGCCGGAAGGCATGTGGCGGTTGGCCGCCGGCCCCGGCGGCACGTTGGAGGAGCTGGCCGCCCGGCGTTGCGAGCGGCCGGAATTGGGCCCTGGGCAGGTCCGGGTGGCCGTCGGGGCGGTAGGCGTCAATTTCCGCGATGTGATGCTCGCACTGGGCATGTATCCCGGGTCCGGGGACCTGGGCGTCGAAGGTGCCGGGGTGGTGGTTGAGGTCGGCGCCGGCGTGACCGAATTGACGGTCGGCGACGCCGTCATGGGCCAATTGGGTGCGGCGGCTTCCGAAGCGGTCGTGGATCAGCGGATAGTGACCGCGGTGCCGGCGGGTTGGTCGTTGGCCACCGCCGCCAGCGTGCCGGTGGTGTTCCTGACGGCGCTGTACGGCCTGTCGGTGCTGGGTCGACTCCGGGCCGGGGAGCGGGTGCTGATCCATGCCGGCGCCGGAGGGGTGGGCATGGCTGCGATCCAGTTGGCGCGACACTGGGGGTGTGACGTTTTCGCCACGGCCAGCCGTGGCAAATGGGATGCGTTGCGGGCCATGGGTTTCGACGATGAACACATCGGTGATTCCCGGACGCTGGAGTTCGAGGACAAGTTCCGGGCGGTCACGCGCGGCGCGGGGATGGACGTGGTGCTCAACTCGCTGGCCGGCGAGTTCCTGGACGCGTCGTTGCGGCTGACCGCCGCCGGCGGGCGTTTCCTCGAGATGGGCAAGACCGATGTACGCGACGCGCAAACCGTCGCCGAACAGCACCGCGGGGTTCGCTACCAGGCATTCGATCTGTTCGAGGCCGGACCGGATTTGATGGCGTCCATGTATGCCGAAGTCTTGGGCTTGATGGGCAACGGCTCGCTGAAACCGTTGCCCATCACGGCTTTCGATGTGCGACGCGTGCGGCAGGCGTACCGATTCGTCAGCCAGGCCCGCCACATCGGCAAGGTGGTGCTGACCGTGCCGAACGGTCCTGCCGGAGCGCAGTCGCCGCTGACCGGCGCCTCCGTCGTGATCAGCGGCGGTACCGGTATGGCCGGCGCGGCGGTGGCCCGCCATCTGGTGGACCGCTACGGAGTTGCGCACGTGGTGCTGGTGAGCCGGTCCGGCCTGCGGGCCGACGGTGCCGGTGAACTGGTGGCCGGTCTGCAACAGGCCGGGGCGCAGGTGACGGTCGCAGAGTGCGACATCACCGACCGGGCCGCGGTGGCCGCAATGCTCAAGCAGATCCCGGACCACTTGCCCGTCAAGGGAGTGTTCCATGCAGCCGGTGTCACCGATGACACCGTCATCACCTCGCTGACGCCCGAGCGGCTCGACGCGGTCTTGCGCGTCAAAGTGGACGGTGCGTGGAATCTGCATGACCTCACCCGCGATGCGAATCTCGCTGCTTTCGTGACGTTCTCGTCGCTCGCCGGCATTGTGGGCAGTCCGGGTCAGGGCAACTACGCCGCAGCCAACGCCTTCCTGGACGGCCTGGCCGGCTATCGTCGCGCACAAGGCCTGCCAGCGAATTCGATCGCCTGGGGCTTGTGGGAAGAGTCGAGCGCGCTGACCCGCCACCTCGGTGAACGGGACCTTGCCCGGATGAGGCAGGTCGGCTTGTCGCCCCTACCCACCGAGCAGGCGCTCGCGCTGCTCGATGCCGTCCTGCTGGCCGACCAGCCGGTGGCTGTCGGCGCCCGACTGAACACCGCCGCGCTGACCAGCGAGGCTGAGCTGCCGCCGTTGTGGCATGACCTGGTCACCCGCCCGACCCGTCGAGTGGTCGATTCCGCCGACACCTCCGCCGCGGCCGGCGGCATCGTGGAGCGCCTGCACACGCTACCGCCCGAACAACGTCAGCGCGCGCTGACGGAGTTGATATCGACAAGTGCGGCAACGGTTTTAGGGCATAGTAGTGCCGTCGAGATCGACGGCCAGAAGGCCTTCCAGGAACTCGGATTCGACTCGCTGACCGCTGTGGAGTTACGCAACCGCCTCAAGGCCGCGACCGGCCTCACGCTCTCGCCCACCCTCATTTTCGACTACCCGACCCCGGCCGCACTGGCCGCGTATCTTGCGGGACAACTGGCCACCAGTGCGCCACCTCCCAGCGAGCAACCGAACCTGTTGGCCCGCTTCAACGACATCAGCGACGAACTCGACACCCTGGTCCACCAGCCCGAGTGGACCGCCGAAGAGCGGACTCAGATCACCACCCGGCTGCGCGGGCTCATCGCCGAGCTGACCGACACCGCCGGGGACGACACGACCACCGCCAAGAGTGGGCTGCAGGCCCTCCTCGACGACGACTTCACCCCGTAG
- a CDS encoding type I polyketide synthase yields the protein MQPTDIAIIGLACRFPGAAGPREFWELLREGREVTEPLAAVADFDADFFNVSPREARAMDPRQRLALELTWELFEDASLVPDALRGEQIAVYLGAMNDDYTLLTLSGHQVDHHAFAGLSRGMIANRISYVFGLRGPSMTVDSGQSSSLVAIHQACAGLRVGAFAMAVAGGVHLNLTPETASLEMEFGALSPSGHTYAFDRRADGYVRGEGAGLVLLKPLSAAVRDGNRIHAVISGSAVGNAGCTSAGLTVPSAAAQADVTRRALAGAGLDRADIGYVEAHGTGTEVGDPVEAEALGAVFGGVQPLAIGSVKTNIGHTGAAAGVAGLIKTVLSIANGAMPASLNFIGADIDLAALGLRVNSSLTPWDIEPRRAGVSSFGMGGTNAHVIVEQAPVPEPATAAPVDHVTVPWVISARSAQALANQADRLARHAESGIADVGWSLATTRTRFEYRAVLVGSDREQLSAAARDLAAGAPGSGVVVGRTDAPGRTVFVFPGQGSQYLGMGRQLYRRFAAFAAAFDEVVDAVDPFLRMPLRQVIWGGDEALLQNTEFAQPALFAVQLAVAALLRSWGVTPDVLLGHSVGEIAAAQLAGVLPLSQAARLVALRGRLMAGLPAGGVMVAAAVGEAEVAPLLGERVSLAAVNAPDSVVLSGPEAAVGAVAERLVAQGRRVHRLAVSHAFHSALMEPMLEDFVTALAGLKASKPRINVISNVTGALAGTGYGSAQYWADHVREAVQFAAGMHTAAALGGGVFVELGPAAGLTADHDGSVPTLTEGAAEPDAVLTAAGRMFTRGVDVDWSATFDGLGARRVDLPTYGFVRRRFWLGSHDETPAASLDGERLQDLGPLDRRRRLVALVCHHAAVVLGHTGQGDIEAGRAFQDLGFTSMSGVELRNRLKTEGALAGLPLSRTLIFDYPTPIALAGHLAEQLSGTSRAESQEDGIRSLLNRIPISELRRTGLLDKLLLLAGQSENTMSSGIDRDEIIDSLTPDALIAMTLERDDDNG from the coding sequence GTGCAACCGACGGACATCGCCATCATCGGTCTGGCGTGCCGATTCCCCGGGGCCGCGGGCCCGCGCGAATTCTGGGAGCTGCTGCGCGAAGGACGTGAGGTTACCGAACCGCTTGCGGCGGTCGCCGATTTCGACGCCGATTTCTTCAACGTGTCTCCCCGCGAGGCGCGTGCGATGGACCCGCGGCAACGACTGGCTCTGGAGCTGACGTGGGAGCTGTTCGAAGACGCGTCTCTGGTGCCGGATGCGCTGCGCGGTGAGCAGATCGCCGTCTACCTCGGAGCCATGAATGACGACTACACATTGCTGACGCTGTCCGGACATCAGGTGGACCACCACGCGTTCGCCGGCCTCAGCCGGGGAATGATTGCCAACCGGATCTCATACGTTTTCGGCCTGCGTGGTCCGAGTATGACCGTCGATTCCGGTCAGTCCTCGTCGCTGGTTGCGATTCACCAAGCTTGTGCGGGCCTGCGGGTGGGTGCGTTCGCCATGGCGGTCGCCGGTGGTGTCCATCTCAACCTGACGCCCGAAACCGCCTCGCTGGAAATGGAGTTCGGAGCACTGTCGCCTTCCGGACACACCTACGCGTTTGACCGGCGAGCCGACGGTTATGTCCGCGGCGAGGGGGCCGGTCTGGTCCTGCTGAAGCCACTCAGCGCGGCGGTGCGGGATGGCAACCGAATCCACGCCGTCATTTCCGGCAGCGCCGTCGGCAATGCCGGGTGCACGAGCGCCGGACTCACCGTGCCGTCGGCCGCCGCCCAGGCAGACGTCACTCGGCGCGCCCTGGCTGGCGCTGGTCTGGATCGCGCCGACATCGGCTACGTGGAAGCCCATGGAACAGGAACCGAAGTAGGCGACCCGGTGGAGGCCGAGGCTCTCGGCGCCGTTTTCGGCGGGGTTCAGCCGCTGGCGATCGGATCGGTCAAGACGAACATCGGTCACACCGGTGCGGCGGCCGGTGTCGCGGGCCTGATCAAGACGGTGCTTTCAATAGCGAACGGCGCTATGCCAGCAAGTCTCAACTTCATCGGCGCCGACATCGATCTGGCCGCACTGGGCTTGCGCGTCAACAGCTCTCTGACGCCGTGGGATATCGAGCCACGCCGCGCCGGGGTGTCGTCGTTCGGCATGGGCGGGACCAATGCGCACGTGATCGTCGAACAAGCTCCCGTCCCGGAACCGGCCACCGCAGCGCCGGTCGACCACGTGACCGTGCCGTGGGTGATCAGCGCCCGCTCAGCCCAAGCGCTCGCCAACCAGGCGGACCGTCTGGCTCGCCACGCTGAGAGCGGGATCGCCGATGTGGGTTGGTCATTGGCGACCACACGCACGCGATTCGAGTACCGGGCCGTCCTGGTCGGCTCCGACCGGGAGCAGCTGTCGGCGGCTGCGCGGGATTTGGCGGCCGGCGCGCCGGGGTCGGGTGTGGTGGTCGGCAGGACCGACGCGCCGGGCAGAACGGTCTTCGTGTTCCCCGGGCAAGGCTCGCAGTACCTGGGCATGGGCCGGCAGCTCTACCGCCGGTTCGCGGCGTTCGCGGCCGCGTTCGACGAGGTCGTCGATGCGGTGGATCCTTTTCTGAGAATGCCGCTGCGGCAGGTGATCTGGGGCGGCGACGAGGCGCTGCTGCAGAACACCGAATTCGCGCAGCCGGCCTTATTCGCGGTGCAGCTGGCGGTGGCCGCGCTGCTGCGTTCCTGGGGTGTGACACCCGATGTGTTGCTGGGTCATTCCGTCGGTGAGATCGCCGCCGCCCAGTTGGCCGGGGTGCTGCCACTTTCGCAGGCCGCGCGGCTGGTGGCTCTGCGTGGCCGGCTGATGGCCGGACTGCCCGCAGGCGGGGTGATGGTTGCGGCCGCGGTCGGCGAAGCCGAAGTGGCCCCGTTGCTGGGGGAGCGCGTCAGCCTGGCGGCGGTGAACGCGCCGGATTCCGTGGTGCTGTCCGGTCCGGAGGCCGCGGTCGGTGCGGTAGCGGAGCGCCTGGTGGCCCAGGGCCGGCGGGTACACCGGCTGGCGGTGTCGCACGCGTTCCACTCGGCGCTGATGGAGCCCATGCTCGAAGACTTCGTGACGGCCCTCGCCGGTCTGAAAGCCTCGAAGCCGCGAATCAACGTCATATCCAACGTCACTGGCGCGCTGGCCGGCACGGGATATGGGTCGGCGCAGTATTGGGCCGATCATGTGCGCGAAGCCGTGCAATTCGCCGCCGGGATGCACACCGCAGCGGCACTGGGCGGCGGAGTGTTCGTCGAACTGGGCCCGGCCGCCGGTTTGACCGCCGATCACGATGGCTCGGTGCCGACCTTGACCGAGGGCGCCGCCGAGCCGGATGCCGTGCTTACCGCGGCAGGGCGGATGTTCACCAGGGGAGTGGACGTCGATTGGTCCGCAACCTTCGACGGGCTGGGAGCGCGCCGCGTCGACCTGCCGACCTACGGTTTTGTGCGCCGACGGTTCTGGCTGGGCAGCCACGACGAAACCCCGGCTGCCAGCCTGGACGGCGAACGACTGCAAGACCTCGGTCCCCTAGATCGGCGTCGCCGACTCGTCGCGCTGGTGTGCCACCATGCCGCCGTCGTGCTGGGGCACACCGGCCAGGGTGACATCGAAGCCGGGCGGGCGTTCCAGGATCTCGGCTTCACCTCGATGAGCGGTGTTGAACTGCGTAATCGACTGAAAACGGAGGGCGCTCTGGCGGGATTACCGCTATCGCGCACCCTGATTTTCGACTATCCCACTCCAATCGCCCTGGCCGGTCATCTGGCGGAACAACTGTCGGGTACCTCCCGCGCCGAATCCCAGGAGGACGGGATTCGATCGTTACTCAACCGGATTCCAATCAGCGAGCTGCGCCGAACCGGATTACTCGACAAACTGCTGTTGTTGGCTGGTCAGTCGGAAAACACCATGTCAAGCGGCATCGACAGGGACGAGATTATCGACTCGCTGACCCCGGACGCGCTTATCGCGATGACGCTCGAACGCGACGATGATAATGGCTGA
- a CDS encoding cytochrome P450, giving the protein MSYPPGEALLAAYRRRGPMVNAGIGRRGFVYLLGPEANRFVFANADAFSWRETFEDLVPIDGPTALIVSDGEDHRRRRSVVAPGLRHRQIQDYIQTMVDTVDSMIDGWRPGQRLDIYQEFRSAVRRSTAESLFGSRMAAHSDLLGEQMQPLLDLTHHLPQVTRLQQLVNSPGWRRAMAARSRLDAFMDAEIADARAHPRPDDRMLTTLLHGRSDEGQTLQDNEIRDQIVSLIAAGYETTSAALAWATHTLLTWPGAWDTAAAEVSRVLGGAAPTATDLTALTYLNGVVHETLRLYPPGVISARRVMRELQFDGRRIPTGRMIIFSAYVTHRIPELWPQPTEFRPQRWDPAAPGYDKPAPHEYIPFSGGLHRCIGSVMAITEMTVMLARLVARTDLRLPAQRIRAANFAALSPRPGLTVDVLESVPAQ; this is encoded by the coding sequence GTGTCCTATCCGCCCGGTGAGGCGTTGCTGGCGGCGTACCGGCGCCGAGGCCCGATGGTCAACGCCGGGATCGGACGACGCGGTTTCGTCTATCTGCTCGGGCCGGAGGCGAACAGGTTCGTGTTCGCCAACGCCGATGCGTTCAGCTGGCGGGAGACCTTCGAGGATCTGGTGCCCATCGATGGCCCGACCGCGTTGATCGTCAGCGACGGCGAAGACCACCGCCGCCGGCGCAGCGTGGTGGCCCCGGGATTGCGGCACCGCCAGATTCAGGACTACATCCAGACGATGGTGGACACGGTCGACAGCATGATCGACGGCTGGCGTCCGGGTCAACGGCTGGACATATACCAGGAGTTCCGCTCGGCGGTGCGGCGCAGCACGGCGGAAAGCCTGTTCGGCTCGCGCATGGCCGCCCATTCGGATCTTTTGGGCGAGCAGATGCAGCCGCTGCTCGATCTGACCCATCACCTGCCTCAGGTGACAAGACTGCAGCAGCTGGTCAACTCCCCCGGCTGGCGACGAGCGATGGCGGCCCGTTCGCGCCTCGACGCGTTCATGGACGCCGAGATCGCCGACGCCCGGGCCCACCCACGGCCGGACGACCGCATGCTGACCACGCTGCTGCACGGGCGGTCTGATGAAGGGCAGACGTTACAGGACAACGAGATTCGCGATCAGATCGTCTCGCTCATCGCCGCCGGCTATGAAACCACCAGTGCCGCACTCGCCTGGGCGACCCATACGCTGCTCACCTGGCCGGGCGCCTGGGATACCGCCGCCGCCGAGGTGAGCCGGGTGCTGGGCGGTGCAGCGCCCACCGCAACGGACCTTACCGCACTGACCTACCTCAACGGCGTTGTGCACGAAACACTTCGCCTGTACCCGCCGGGAGTCATCTCAGCCCGTCGGGTGATGCGCGAGCTGCAGTTCGACGGCCGCCGGATCCCGACCGGCCGGATGATCATCTTCAGCGCCTACGTCACCCACCGAATCCCCGAGTTATGGCCCCAGCCAACCGAATTCCGTCCGCAACGATGGGACCCGGCCGCACCCGGATACGACAAGCCCGCGCCGCACGAGTACATCCCGTTCAGCGGCGGTCTGCACCGGTGCATCGGCTCGGTGATGGCCATCACCGAGATGACGGTGATGCTGGCCCGGCTGGTCGCCAGAACCGACCTACGGCTGCCGGCTCAGCGCATCCGGGCCGCGAACTTCGCCGCACTCAGTCCCCGGCCCGGCCTGACGGTGGACGTCCTCGAGTCAGTGCCAGCGCAGTAG